In Patulibacter sp. SYSU D01012, a single window of DNA contains:
- the rplR gene encoding 50S ribosomal protein L18 — protein MSVVTKEARRLKRRRRVRAKVVGSAERPRIAVFRSNRGIFAQLIDDVAGHTLASVQWTEDELRGLPKMEQATAAGRLLAERAKAAGVDVAVFDRGGYQYHGRVKAFAEAVREGGLTV, from the coding sequence ATGAGCGTCGTCACCAAGGAAGCGCGGCGCCTCAAGCGCCGGCGCCGCGTGCGTGCGAAGGTCGTCGGCTCCGCCGAGCGGCCGCGCATCGCCGTGTTCCGCAGCAACCGCGGCATCTTCGCCCAGCTCATCGACGACGTCGCGGGTCACACCCTCGCGTCGGTGCAGTGGACCGAGGACGAGCTCCGCGGGCTCCCGAAGATGGAGCAGGCGACGGCCGCCGGCCGTCTCCTCGCCGAGCGCGCGAAGGCCGCCGGCGTCGACGTCGCGGTCTTCGACCGCGGCGGCTACCAGTACCACGGGCGCGTGAAGGCGTTCGCTGAAGCGGTCCGCGAGGGCGGGCTCACCGTCTAG
- the rplF gene encoding 50S ribosomal protein L6, which produces MSRIGRKPIPVPTGVDVTIEPGTVTVKGPKGQLAERIHRDITVTQEGAEIVVTRPTDRGPHRALHGLSRSLIANMVEGVTDGFAKTLEIQGVGYRAMLKGKDLELALGYSHPVNIDAPEGIEFEVPQPTRIIVKGTNKQLVGETAAKIRKQRPPEPYKGKGIRYEGEYVVRKVGKRA; this is translated from the coding sequence ATGAGTCGAATCGGACGCAAGCCGATCCCGGTTCCCACCGGGGTCGACGTCACCATCGAGCCCGGGACCGTCACGGTCAAGGGCCCCAAGGGTCAGCTCGCCGAGCGGATCCATCGCGACATCACGGTCACCCAGGAGGGTGCTGAGATCGTCGTGACGCGGCCCACGGACCGCGGCCCGCACCGGGCGCTGCACGGCCTGAGCCGCAGCCTGATCGCGAACATGGTCGAGGGCGTCACCGACGGCTTCGCCAAGACGCTCGAGATCCAGGGCGTCGGCTACCGCGCGATGCTCAAGGGCAAGGACCTGGAGCTGGCGCTCGGCTACTCGCACCCGGTGAACATCGACGCCCCCGAGGGCATCGAGTTCGAGGTGCCGCAGCCCACCCGCATCATCGTCAAGGGCACGAACAAGCAGCTCGTCGGCGAGACCGCGGCCAAGATCCGCAAGCAGCGGCCGCCGGAGCCCTACAAGGGCAAGGGCATCCGCTACGAGGGCGAGTACGTCGTCCGGAAGGTCGGTAAGCGCGCATGA
- the rpsH gene encoding 30S ribosomal protein S8: protein MSTTDPIADLLTRIRNAITAAHRTVTLPSSKAKAEVARILKEQGYVSDVSVEPATDHPGELLKITLKYTHDRRSAITGLRRVSRPGQRYYVGATEVPKSLGGLGTMIVSTSKGIMTGHDARKLGVGGEVWAEVW from the coding sequence ATGTCGACGACCGATCCCATCGCGGACCTCCTGACGCGGATCCGCAACGCGATCACGGCGGCCCACCGCACCGTGACCCTGCCGTCCTCGAAGGCGAAGGCGGAGGTGGCCCGCATCCTCAAGGAGCAGGGCTACGTCTCCGACGTCTCCGTCGAGCCGGCCACGGACCACCCGGGCGAGCTGCTCAAGATCACGCTCAAGTACACGCACGACCGTCGCTCGGCCATCACCGGCCTGCGGCGCGTCTCCCGGCCCGGCCAGCGCTACTACGTCGGCGCGACCGAGGTCCCCAAGTCGCTCGGCGGCCTGGGCACGATGATCGTTTCCACCTCGAAGGGCATCATGACCGGCCACGACGCGCGCAAGCTGGGCGTCGGCGGCGAGGTCTGGGCCGAGGTGTGGTGA
- the rpmC gene encoding 50S ribosomal protein L29, which translates to MRTQELRDLDDAKIVEQIATFRKELFGLRFQQATGELENTAALRTTRRELAAAITIARQRGIDVENG; encoded by the coding sequence ATGCGTACGCAGGAGCTGCGCGACCTCGACGACGCCAAGATCGTCGAGCAGATCGCGACCTTCCGGAAGGAGCTCTTCGGTCTGCGCTTCCAGCAGGCGACCGGCGAGCTGGAGAACACCGCCGCGCTGCGCACCACGCGCCGCGAGCTGGCGGCGGCGATCACGATCGCCCGCCAGCGCGGCATCGACGTTGAGAACGGCTGA
- the rpsC gene encoding 30S ribosomal protein S3: protein MGQKVHPESMRVGYIHDWKSHWFSAHNTADFLDEDRKIRTHIENKLAHAGLADIAIKKNKNEVEVSIRTARPGVVIGKSGVEVDALRKDLHRITNKQVKVNILEVRRPELDAKLVAQSVAEQLQNRVAFRRAMKRALTSAMRSGAKGCKIQVSGRLGGREMSNTESYQDGRVPLHTMRADIDYGFYEAKTTFGRLGVKVWVNKGEIMPEGYGGSDLTDIDGPSTQDRGRGRGRRDGGDRGGFGGDRGGRGGNRGGRPGGPGGAGGRGRGPQGGR, encoded by the coding sequence ATGGGACAGAAGGTCCATCCCGAGTCGATGCGCGTGGGCTACATCCACGATTGGAAGAGCCACTGGTTCAGCGCGCACAACACCGCCGACTTCCTCGATGAGGATCGCAAGATCCGCACCCACATCGAGAACAAGCTCGCGCACGCCGGCCTCGCCGACATCGCGATCAAGAAGAACAAGAACGAGGTCGAGGTGTCCATCCGGACGGCTCGCCCCGGCGTCGTGATCGGCAAGTCCGGCGTGGAGGTCGACGCCCTGCGCAAGGACCTGCACCGCATCACGAACAAGCAGGTCAAGGTCAACATCCTCGAGGTCCGCCGGCCCGAGCTCGACGCCAAGCTCGTCGCGCAGTCGGTCGCGGAGCAGCTGCAGAACCGCGTGGCGTTCCGCCGCGCGATGAAGCGCGCCCTGACGAGCGCCATGCGCTCGGGCGCCAAGGGCTGCAAGATCCAGGTCTCCGGCCGCCTCGGCGGGCGCGAGATGTCGAACACGGAGTCCTACCAGGACGGCCGCGTCCCGCTGCACACGATGCGCGCGGACATCGACTACGGCTTCTACGAGGCGAAGACGACGTTCGGTCGCCTCGGGGTGAAGGTCTGGGTCAACAAGGGCGAGATCATGCCGGAGGGCTACGGCGGATCCGACCTGACGGACATCGACGGCCCCAGCACGCAGGATCGCGGCCGCGGCCGTGGTCGTCGCGATGGCGGCGACCGCGGTGGGTTCGGCGGCGACCGTGGCGGTCGCGGTGGCAATCGCGGCGGTCGTCCGGGCGGTCCCGGCGGCGCCGGTGGCCGCGGGCGTGGCCCGCAGGGAGGTCGCTAG
- the rplE gene encoding 50S ribosomal protein L5, whose amino-acid sequence MSATTTARLKTRYLEEIRPRLFENGDYTSVMQVPRLEKVTLNMGLGDAKQDNKTFAAAVEQLAAIAGQQPSVRRARKSIAGFKLREGMPVGAAVTLRNDRMFEFLERLVAIALPRVRDFRGLRTTSFDGRGNYSIGVREQIIFPEIDYDAIDQVRGLDITITTSAKTDGEAFWLLQELGFPFSREGKRPAGAPAPTETTQGS is encoded by the coding sequence ATGAGTGCGACCACGACCGCGCGACTGAAGACGCGCTACCTCGAAGAGATCCGTCCTCGCCTGTTCGAGAACGGTGACTACACCTCCGTGATGCAGGTGCCGCGCCTCGAGAAGGTGACCCTGAACATGGGTCTCGGAGACGCGAAGCAGGACAACAAGACGTTCGCGGCTGCCGTGGAGCAGCTCGCGGCGATCGCCGGCCAGCAGCCGAGCGTCCGCCGGGCCCGCAAGTCCATCGCCGGCTTCAAGCTGCGCGAGGGCATGCCGGTCGGCGCCGCGGTGACGCTGCGCAACGACCGCATGTTCGAGTTCCTCGAGCGCCTCGTCGCGATCGCGCTGCCGCGCGTCCGCGACTTCCGCGGCCTCCGGACGACGTCGTTCGACGGTCGGGGCAACTACTCGATCGGCGTGCGCGAGCAGATCATCTTCCCCGAGATCGACTACGACGCGATCGACCAGGTCCGCGGTCTCGACATCACCATCACCACCTCGGCCAAGACGGACGGCGAGGCCTTCTGGCTCCTGCAGGAGCTGGGCTTCCCGTTCTCCCGCGAGGGCAAGCGGCCCGCCGGTGCGCCGGCCCCGACCGAGACGACCCAGGGGAGCTGA
- a CDS encoding type Z 30S ribosomal protein S14, which produces MAKTSQRVRQARPQKYKTREYTRCRSCGRSRSVYKKFGICRICLREHAHKGYIPGMTKSSW; this is translated from the coding sequence ATGGCGAAGACCTCTCAGCGCGTCCGCCAGGCGCGCCCCCAGAAGTACAAGACGCGCGAGTACACCCGCTGCCGCAGCTGCGGCCGCTCTCGCTCGGTCTACAAGAAGTTCGGGATCTGCCGCATCTGCCTGCGCGAGCACGCGCACAAGGGCTACATCCCGGGCATGACGAAGAGCAGCTGGTAA
- the secY gene encoding preprotein translocase subunit SecY produces MIRILSGALTVPEIRKKLGITLLLLALYRIGAQIPVPGVSEAGVQALQENSAFQGGALQLLNVFSGGALSQIAIFALGIMPFITASIVLQLLQVVVPALEKLKQEGEIGQQRITQYTRYLTVGLAAGQSVGYVFLFRSFEGSAGTPLIEDFNAAKVVMIVVSLTAGAMIVMWLGELITQRGIGNGMSLMIFASIISGLPNGISAWWNSGDPVFKVLMPFIALAVIAAVVFVQEGQRRIPIQYAKRVIGRRMSGGGQTYLPLKVNMANVIPVIFAASILSIPPTIAQFITKDPSNGVQEFLAPGGWTYIAAESVFIILFTYFYTAVTFNPVEQADNLKKYGGFIPGVRPGRPTAEFLDRVLARLTFPGALYLAAVAALPAILFNQTTQGFAFGGTSMLIVVGVALDTVKQIEAQLMMRNYEGFLK; encoded by the coding sequence ATGATTCGCATCCTGAGCGGCGCGCTCACCGTGCCCGAGATCCGCAAGAAGCTCGGGATCACGCTCCTTCTCCTCGCGCTCTACCGCATCGGCGCGCAGATCCCCGTCCCGGGCGTGTCCGAGGCGGGCGTCCAGGCGCTGCAGGAGAACTCCGCCTTCCAGGGCGGCGCGCTGCAGCTCCTGAACGTCTTCTCGGGCGGCGCGCTCAGCCAGATCGCGATCTTCGCGCTCGGCATCATGCCGTTCATCACCGCGTCGATCGTGCTGCAGCTGCTGCAGGTCGTCGTCCCCGCGCTCGAGAAGCTCAAGCAGGAGGGCGAGATCGGGCAGCAGCGCATCACCCAGTACACGCGCTACCTGACCGTCGGCCTCGCCGCCGGGCAGTCCGTCGGCTACGTCTTCCTCTTCCGCTCCTTCGAGGGCAGCGCCGGCACCCCGCTGATCGAGGACTTCAACGCGGCGAAGGTCGTGATGATCGTCGTCTCGCTGACCGCCGGCGCGATGATCGTGATGTGGCTCGGCGAGCTGATCACGCAGCGCGGCATCGGCAACGGGATGTCGTTGATGATCTTCGCGTCGATCATCTCCGGCCTGCCCAACGGCATCTCCGCGTGGTGGAACAGCGGCGACCCGGTGTTCAAGGTGCTCATGCCGTTCATCGCGCTCGCCGTCATCGCCGCCGTGGTGTTCGTCCAGGAGGGCCAGCGCCGCATCCCGATCCAGTACGCCAAGCGCGTCATCGGGCGCCGCATGAGCGGCGGCGGGCAGACCTACCTGCCGCTCAAGGTCAACATGGCCAACGTCATCCCGGTCATCTTCGCGGCGTCGATCCTGTCGATTCCGCCGACGATCGCGCAGTTCATCACGAAGGACCCGTCGAACGGCGTCCAGGAGTTCCTCGCGCCCGGCGGCTGGACCTACATCGCCGCCGAGTCGGTCTTCATCATCCTGTTCACCTACTTCTACACCGCGGTGACGTTCAACCCGGTGGAGCAGGCGGACAACCTGAAGAAGTACGGCGGCTTCATCCCGGGCGTGCGTCCCGGCCGTCCCACCGCCGAGTTCCTCGACCGCGTGCTCGCGCGCCTGACGTTCCCCGGCGCGCTCTACCTGGCGGCCGTCGCCGCCCTCCCGGCCATCCTCTTCAACCAGACGACGCAGGGCTTCGCCTTCGGCGGCACCTCCATGCTGATCGTGGTCGGCGTCGCGCTGGACACCGTGAAGCAGATCGAGGCGCAGCTCATGATGCGCAACTACGAGGGCTTCCTGAAGTGA
- the rplO gene encoding 50S ribosomal protein L15, which translates to MSSENETVGLHSLQPAPGSRKPRKRVGRGHGSGHGKTSGRGHKGAGSRSGAKDRTRFEGGQTPIQMRLRKLRGPHMKKSMPFERFRTATQPVNLDDLADRFESGAEVTLEAMKAKGLGQRKDVPVKVLGRGELQGPLTVHAHAFSAGAREAIEAAGGTCVVVEA; encoded by the coding sequence ATGAGCTCCGAGAACGAGACCGTCGGCCTGCACTCGCTGCAGCCGGCGCCGGGCAGCCGCAAGCCGCGCAAGCGCGTCGGCCGCGGCCACGGCTCGGGCCACGGCAAGACGTCCGGCCGCGGGCACAAGGGCGCGGGCTCGCGCTCCGGCGCCAAGGACCGCACCCGGTTCGAGGGCGGCCAGACGCCGATCCAGATGCGTCTGCGCAAGCTGCGCGGCCCGCACATGAAGAAGTCGATGCCGTTCGAGCGGTTCCGCACGGCCACGCAGCCGGTGAACCTGGACGACCTGGCCGACCGCTTCGAGTCGGGCGCCGAGGTCACGCTCGAGGCCATGAAGGCCAAGGGCCTGGGCCAGCGCAAGGACGTCCCCGTCAAGGTGCTCGGCCGCGGCGAGCTGCAGGGCCCGCTCACGGTCCACGCGCACGCCTTCAGCGCCGGTGCCCGGGAGGCCATCGAGGCCGCCGGCGGCACCTGCGTCGTCGTCGAGGCCTAG
- the rplN gene encoding 50S ribosomal protein L14, translating into MIQNESRLKVADNTGAREILTIRVHGGSRRRYARVGDTITATVKSATPNGTVKKGEVVKAVVVRTRKEFGRPDGTYISFDENAAVIIDANNNPRGTRIFGPVARELRDRSFMRIVSLAPEVL; encoded by the coding sequence GTGATCCAGAACGAGTCCCGTCTCAAGGTCGCCGACAACACCGGCGCCCGCGAGATCCTCACGATCCGCGTGCACGGCGGCTCCCGTCGGCGCTACGCCCGCGTGGGCGACACGATCACCGCGACGGTGAAGTCGGCGACGCCGAACGGCACCGTCAAGAAGGGCGAGGTCGTCAAGGCCGTCGTCGTCCGCACCCGCAAGGAGTTCGGGCGCCCCGACGGGACGTACATCTCCTTCGACGAGAACGCGGCGGTCATCATCGACGCCAACAACAACCCGCGCGGGACCCGCATCTTCGGGCCCGTCGCGCGCGAGCTGCGTGACCGATCCTTCATGAGGATCGTGTCGCTCGCCCCGGAGGTGCTCTAG
- the rpmD gene encoding 50S ribosomal protein L30 codes for MSQLKATQYKSAIGSNQAQRDTLRSLGLRRIGHTVDVQDTPQARGMLHAVRHLVRVEEEQA; via the coding sequence GTGAGCCAGCTCAAGGCCACCCAGTACAAGTCCGCGATCGGCAGCAACCAGGCGCAGCGCGACACGCTGCGCTCCCTGGGCCTGCGCCGCATCGGCCACACCGTCGACGTGCAGGACACGCCGCAGGCGCGGGGCATGCTCCACGCCGTGCGGCACCTGGTGCGCGTAGAGGAGGAGCAGGCATGA
- a CDS encoding adenylate kinase has translation MAELNLILLGPPGAGKGTQGERLTADGGLEYVVTGNILRAAVKEGTELGVQAKAYMDAGDLVPDELVIGLILERVRSEEAHDGFVLDGFPRNVAQGEALDAALAELGRDLTGVLYFDVPDEEIVRRLSGRRVSQTGRIYHVEFDPPKADGVCDVDGSPLIQRDDDKPETIRKRLAVYHEQTEPLVAYYEQRGLLHRFDGTKPPQEVEAHLRKTVSTLRLEDAV, from the coding sequence ATGGCTGAGTTGAACCTGATCCTGCTGGGCCCGCCCGGCGCGGGCAAGGGCACCCAGGGCGAGCGCCTGACCGCCGACGGCGGCCTGGAGTACGTCGTCACGGGCAACATCCTCCGCGCCGCGGTCAAGGAGGGCACGGAGCTCGGCGTCCAGGCCAAGGCCTACATGGACGCCGGCGACCTGGTCCCCGACGAGCTCGTCATCGGCCTGATCCTCGAGCGCGTCCGCTCCGAGGAGGCCCACGACGGCTTCGTGCTCGACGGCTTCCCGCGCAACGTCGCCCAGGGCGAGGCCCTGGACGCCGCGCTCGCCGAGCTCGGTCGCGACCTGACGGGCGTCCTGTACTTCGACGTGCCGGACGAGGAGATCGTCCGCCGGCTCTCGGGCCGGCGCGTGTCGCAGACCGGCCGCATCTACCACGTCGAGTTCGACCCGCCCAAGGCGGACGGCGTCTGCGACGTCGACGGCTCGCCGCTCATCCAGCGCGACGACGACAAGCCCGAGACCATCCGCAAGCGCCTGGCCGTCTACCACGAGCAGACCGAGCCGCTCGTGGCGTACTACGAGCAGCGGGGGCTGCTGCACCGCTTCGACGGCACGAAGCCGCCGCAGGAGGTCGAGGCGCACCTGCGCAAGACGGTCTCCACCCTCCGCCTGGAGGACGCGGTCTAG
- the rplB gene encoding 50S ribosomal protein L2, with protein MPIRNPKPTTPAQRFATYADFAEVTKTTPERSLVEGLTKSGGRNNNGRKTSRHRGGGAKRLYRKIDFKRVTDGVPARVAAIEYDPNRTAYIALLHYADGRKSYILAPRGLEVGATVQSGPDADIRTGNALALADIPAGTVVHNVELQPTKGGQLGRSAGSAIQLMAKDHGMATLRLPSGEMRMVPEACRATIGSVGNAEHQNVKIGNAGRKRHMGIRPQTRGTAMNPVDHPHGGGEGSTTPGRHPVTPWGKPTLGYRTRKKNKPSDRLIVRGRRRGKGKRK; from the coding sequence ATGCCGATTCGCAATCCCAAGCCCACCACGCCGGCGCAGCGCTTCGCGACGTACGCGGACTTCGCCGAGGTCACGAAGACCACGCCGGAGCGCTCGCTCGTCGAGGGTCTGACGAAGTCGGGCGGCCGCAACAACAACGGCCGCAAGACGTCCCGTCACCGCGGCGGCGGCGCCAAGCGCCTGTACCGCAAGATCGACTTCAAGCGCGTCACGGACGGCGTCCCCGCCCGCGTCGCCGCGATCGAGTACGACCCCAACCGCACGGCGTACATCGCGCTGCTGCACTACGCGGACGGCCGCAAGTCGTACATCCTGGCCCCGCGTGGCCTGGAGGTCGGCGCCACGGTGCAGTCCGGTCCCGACGCGGACATCCGCACGGGCAACGCGCTCGCGCTGGCCGACATCCCGGCCGGCACGGTCGTGCACAACGTCGAGCTCCAGCCGACGAAGGGCGGCCAGCTCGGCCGCTCCGCCGGCTCCGCCATCCAGCTGATGGCGAAGGACCACGGCATGGCCACCCTGCGCCTGCCGTCGGGCGAGATGCGCATGGTCCCCGAGGCCTGCCGCGCCACCATCGGCTCGGTCGGCAACGCGGAGCACCAGAACGTCAAGATCGGCAACGCCGGCCGCAAGCGTCACATGGGCATCCGCCCGCAGACGCGCGGTACCGCGATGAACCCGGTCGACCACCCGCACGGCGGCGGCGAGGGCTCCACCACGCCGGGCCGCCACCCGGTCACCCCGTGGGGCAAGCCCACGCTGGGGTACCGCACCCGCAAGAAGAACAAGCCCTCGGACCGCCTCATCGTGCGCGGTCGCCGACGCGGCAAGGGCAAGAGGAAGTAG
- the rplV gene encoding 50S ribosomal protein L22 — MAKYVRTTPRKARLIADLIRDKDVPEARAILAHSTRSAAQDWSKVLESAIANAENNHELVGDELKVKAVYADDGPTLKRFQPRAQGRAYRINKRTSHLTVQLTPKEHR, encoded by the coding sequence ATCGCCAAGTACGTGCGCACGACCCCGCGCAAGGCGCGCCTGATCGCGGACCTGATCCGCGACAAGGACGTCCCCGAGGCGCGCGCCATCCTGGCGCACTCCACGCGCTCGGCCGCGCAGGACTGGAGCAAGGTGCTCGAGTCCGCGATCGCCAACGCGGAGAACAACCACGAGCTGGTCGGCGACGAGCTGAAGGTCAAGGCGGTCTACGCCGACGACGGCCCGACGCTGAAGCGCTTCCAGCCGCGCGCCCAGGGCCGCGCCTACCGCATCAACAAGCGCACGAGCCACCTGACGGTGCAGCTCACGCCGAAGGAGCACCGCTGA
- the rpsS gene encoding 30S ribosomal protein S19 has translation MSRSSKKGPWVEERLMSRIETMNASNEKKLIKTWSRASTIFPEMVGHTIAVHDGRKHVPVFVSESMVGHKLGEFAPTRTYRGHGDTAKRR, from the coding sequence GTGAGCCGATCGAGCAAGAAGGGGCCGTGGGTCGAGGAGCGACTGATGTCGCGCATCGAGACCATGAACGCCTCGAACGAGAAGAAGCTGATCAAGACGTGGTCGCGCGCGTCGACGATCTTCCCCGAGATGGTGGGCCACACCATCGCCGTGCACGACGGGCGCAAGCACGTCCCCGTCTTCGTGTCCGAGTCGATGGTCGGCCACAAGCTCGGCGAGTTCGCTCCCACGCGCACGTACCGCGGCCACGGCGACACGGCCAAGAGGCGCTAG
- the rpsQ gene encoding 30S ribosomal protein S17, whose product MADENTENTEEVETTDAAPAEPEAPAGPDPSLSPVQKRAWYRQRSGTTTNASRTPEEKAEARAAERKAKAAARRRRRLQEREKKAAKLGADAGTDRGTPKPEYEAGRKQVRQGIVVSAKGDKTLAVQIAHAKRHPKYKKIVRHTTKLYAHDEQNDAGVGDTVRIESSRPLSRTKRWTLAEIVERAK is encoded by the coding sequence ATGGCTGACGAGAACACCGAGAACACCGAAGAGGTCGAGACGACCGACGCGGCCCCGGCCGAGCCGGAGGCGCCCGCGGGCCCCGACCCGTCGCTCTCGCCCGTCCAGAAGCGCGCCTGGTACCGCCAGCGCTCCGGGACGACGACGAACGCGTCGCGCACCCCGGAGGAGAAGGCCGAGGCCCGCGCCGCCGAGCGCAAGGCGAAGGCCGCCGCCCGCCGGCGCCGTCGCCTGCAGGAGCGCGAGAAGAAGGCCGCGAAGCTCGGCGCCGACGCCGGCACCGACCGCGGCACCCCGAAGCCCGAGTACGAGGCCGGCCGCAAGCAGGTCCGTCAGGGCATCGTGGTCTCGGCGAAGGGCGACAAGACCCTCGCCGTGCAGATCGCGCACGCCAAGCGGCACCCGAAGTACAAGAAGATCGTGCGTCACACGACGAAGCTGTACGCGCACGACGAGCAGAACGACGCCGGCGTGGGCGACACCGTCCGCATCGAGTCGTCGCGTCCGCTCTCGCGCACGAAGCGGTGGACGCTCGCCGAGATCGTGGAGCGTGCCAAGTGA
- the rplP gene encoding 50S ribosomal protein L16, whose amino-acid sequence MLSPKRTKHRKVHRGRKRGLSRGQNHVQFGEYGLKTLEAGWITNRQIEAARIAMNRKIKRGGKVWINIFPDKSVTKKPAETRMGSGKGSPDGWVAVVKPGRVMFELSGVPEPLAREAIRLAAHKLPVKTKFVTAEDQ is encoded by the coding sequence ATGCTGTCCCCGAAGCGCACGAAGCACCGCAAGGTGCACCGTGGCCGCAAGCGCGGCCTGTCGCGTGGCCAGAACCACGTGCAGTTCGGCGAGTACGGGCTGAAGACCCTCGAGGCCGGTTGGATCACCAACCGCCAGATCGAGGCGGCCCGTATCGCGATGAACCGCAAGATCAAGCGTGGCGGCAAGGTCTGGATCAACATCTTCCCGGACAAGTCCGTCACGAAGAAGCCGGCCGAGACCCGCATGGGTTCCGGCAAGGGCTCGCCCGACGGCTGGGTCGCGGTCGTGAAGCCCGGCCGCGTGATGTTCGAGCTGTCCGGCGTGCCGGAGCCCCTGGCGCGTGAGGCGATCCGCCTCGCGGCGCACAAGCTCCCCGTGAAGACCAAGTTCGTCACCGCGGAGGACCAGTGA
- the rplX gene encoding 50S ribosomal protein L24, with protein sequence MGLRIRRDDTVVVISGKDRGKTGTVVSVDPANERIVVEGVNLVKRHQRPNPAATPGSPASQGGVVEKEGPIHVSNVMLLDPKTNQPTRVGVTRGEDGRAVRVARRSGQQID encoded by the coding sequence ATGGGTCTTCGCATCCGCCGCGACGACACGGTCGTCGTCATCAGCGGCAAGGACCGCGGCAAGACCGGCACGGTCGTCAGCGTCGATCCCGCGAACGAGCGGATCGTCGTCGAGGGCGTGAACCTGGTCAAGCGCCACCAGCGCCCGAACCCCGCCGCGACGCCCGGTAGCCCTGCCAGCCAGGGTGGCGTCGTGGAGAAGGAGGGCCCCATCCACGTTTCGAACGTCATGCTCCTTGACCCCAAGACCAACCAGCCCACGCGCGTGGGCGTGACCCGTGGCGAGGACGGCCGCGCTGTGCGCGTCGCCCGCCGTTCGGGCCAGCAGATCGACTGA
- the rpsE gene encoding 30S ribosomal protein S5 has product MAIDRTVSPVGIDLQERVVEINRVAKVVKGGRRFSFTALVVVGDENSVVGVGYGKANEVPLAIQKAVERAKKDLFRVPKYNTTITHPVIGRFGSGQVLLKPASQGTGVIAGGGVRAVLELAGLQDILSKSLGSQNPINLVKATVDGLQQLRTPREVAELRGLSIKDVLGVVDRPAEAVEASDEATEEVTA; this is encoded by the coding sequence ATGGCGATCGATCGAACTGTCAGTCCCGTCGGGATCGACCTGCAGGAGCGGGTCGTCGAGATCAACCGCGTCGCGAAGGTCGTCAAGGGCGGCCGTCGCTTCTCCTTCACCGCCCTCGTGGTGGTCGGCGACGAGAACTCCGTCGTCGGGGTCGGCTACGGCAAGGCCAACGAGGTCCCGCTGGCCATCCAGAAGGCCGTGGAGCGCGCGAAGAAGGACCTGTTCCGGGTCCCGAAGTACAACACCACGATCACGCACCCCGTGATCGGGCGCTTCGGCTCGGGCCAGGTCCTGCTGAAGCCGGCCTCGCAGGGTACGGGCGTCATCGCGGGCGGCGGCGTCCGCGCGGTGCTCGAGCTCGCGGGCCTGCAGGACATCCTGAGCAAGAGCCTCGGCTCGCAGAACCCCATCAACCTGGTCAAGGCCACGGTCGACGGTCTGCAGCAGCTGCGCACGCCGCGCGAGGTCGCGGAGCTGCGCGGCCTGAGCATCAAGGACGTGCTCGGCGTCGTCGACCGGCCGGCCGAGGCCGTCGAGGCGAGCGACGAGGCCACCGAGGAGGTGACCGCGTGA